The following are encoded together in the Desulfofundulus luciae genome:
- a CDS encoding glycosyl hydrolase family 18 protein produces the protein MYPFRYKQPFENNWYYVTDPLGFQSLQEHGRLITYLIPFWYGVTWEGGLADQSDPRSLDLIRCLNLPVLAIVHNYASPEYRTLIHALLTDDALRRALVNSILNMLRRTGFAGVNIDFEFVPPEDRPYLTRFMTELYQVLKPEGFLTTISVPAQLEDNPRHPFSGAFSYPELGAVSDQVYLLAYDEHFAVPGPVASIGFVQRVLTYALSVIPRIKIRLGIPVYGYDWTEGVNIPETLSYGQAIERAREQGVTPRYDEEAQEWTYTYQVDGETHVVWFEDARSFAAKLALVRRENLRGIGVWRLGLEDPRTWSLVGTL, from the coding sequence GTGTACCCGTTTCGTTATAAACAGCCTTTCGAGAACAACTGGTATTATGTAACCGATCCTTTGGGTTTCCAGAGCCTGCAGGAGCACGGCAGGCTGATTACTTACCTGATCCCCTTCTGGTACGGCGTGACCTGGGAAGGCGGCCTTGCCGATCAATCCGACCCCCGCTCCCTGGACCTCATTCGCTGCTTAAATCTGCCTGTTCTGGCTATCGTGCATAACTATGCCAGCCCGGAATACCGCACCCTTATTCACGCCCTGTTGACCGATGATGCCCTGCGCCGGGCACTGGTCAACAGCATTTTAAACATGCTCCGGCGCACCGGGTTTGCCGGGGTGAATATTGATTTTGAATTTGTGCCCCCCGAGGACCGGCCATATCTAACCAGATTTATGACCGAACTTTACCAGGTCCTGAAGCCGGAAGGGTTTTTAACCACCATTTCCGTACCGGCCCAGCTGGAAGACAATCCCCGCCATCCATTTTCCGGGGCTTTTAGCTACCCGGAACTGGGTGCGGTGAGCGACCAGGTGTACCTGCTGGCTTATGATGAACACTTTGCCGTGCCGGGGCCGGTTGCCTCCATCGGTTTTGTGCAGCGGGTTTTAACTTATGCCCTTTCGGTAATCCCGCGCATAAAAATCCGGCTGGGCATTCCAGTCTACGGATATGATTGGACCGAAGGGGTGAACATACCGGAAACACTTTCCTACGGTCAGGCCATAGAGCGGGCCAGGGAGCAAGGGGTTACCCCCCGTTATGACGAAGAAGCCCAGGAATGGACCTATACCTACCAGGTGGACGGCGAAACCCACGTCGTGTGGTTTGAAGATGCCCGCAGCTTTGCCGCCAAACTGGCCCTGGTGCGGCGGGAAAACTTACGGGGAATTGGCGTGTGGCGCCTGGGCCTTGAGGACCCCCGTACCTGGTCTCTGGTTGGCACGCTTTAA